The Aphis gossypii isolate Hap1 unplaced genomic scaffold, ASM2018417v2 Contig00869, whole genome shotgun sequence genome window below encodes:
- the LOC126555477 gene encoding uncharacterized protein LOC126555477, which yields MKNIFEIKAQNCRIISNQERIFNQLAANGNNCPDKSLENEHSIHYKKFPLKDNDDLDYIEGLLNDDSFYQYLSKIISMYGGSDIGTFVKICLDNLFTNSLGTNITITGKINKCFGNEPKLSIKTLKLFRVICETGRKKFPNNYMDDIVIKTTSSWLRHSKERMKRKEANA from the exons atgaaaaatatttttgaaattaaagccCAGAATTGTCGAATCATCTCTAACCAAGAgcgtatatttaatcaattagcAGCCAATGGTAATAATTGCCCTGATAAGTCACTTGAAAATGAACATTCTATccattacaaaaaatttccattaaaagACAATGACGATCTGGATTATATTGAAGGCCTTCTTAATGATGATTCATTTTACCAATACTtg tcaaaaattatttcgatGTATGGAGGATCAGATATTGGTACTTTTGTAAAAATCTGTTTggacaatttatttacaaactcTTTAGGAACAAATATCACAATAAccggtaaaataaataaatgttttggaAATGAACCTAAACtgtcaataaaaacattaaaattatttcgtgTTATTTGTg aaACTGGAAGAAAGAAATTTCCCAATAACTATATGgatgatattgttattaaaacaactaGTAGTTGGCTACGCCATTCAAAAGAAAGGATGAAAAGAAAAGAGGCTAATGCCTaa